A region from the Poecilia reticulata strain Guanapo linkage group LG12, Guppy_female_1.0+MT, whole genome shotgun sequence genome encodes:
- the adora2ab gene encoding adenosine A2a receptor b: MLELHQVVYIGLELLIALLAVAGNTLVCWSVCLNSNLQNITNFFVVSLAVADIAVGLLAIPFAITISVGFCADFYGCLFIACFLLVLTQSSIFSLLAIAVDRYIAIKNPLRYNSLVTGLRAKCIIALCWTLSAVIGMTPLIGWNTGRNATLHSSKTKSCPKGLTQCLFESVVPLDYMTYFNFFGFVLTPLLVMLVIYIKIFLVARRQLRRMSITVSLSPIPGRRPSSSNSSHSFLQKDVHAAKSLAIIVGLFAICWLPVHIINCFNHLCKDCERPTIWVMNIAIILSHANSVVNPFIYAYRIREFRQTFWKIFYKYILRQATSNGVGTMNIDSRDFSCISIRRTSQTSKEVSTCDTMVNSYILDSDTHPSRYKVNRRTSSHWSSNQDVLPSSCIRNGYRGQSGTFSGKQENTSTAFCAESASCDEGAADVFELKDRGGCTDFVNVQAVSVKKTDGCNSTDITEVS, from the exons aTGCTGGAGCTCCACCAGGTGGTTTATATTGGCTTGGAGCTGCTGATTGCTCTCCTGGCTGTGGCTGGGAACACCCTGGTATGCtggtctgtctgtctgaattCCAACCTGCAGAACATCACCAACTTCTTTGTGGTCTCACTGGCGGTTGCTGATATCGCTGTGGGGCTACTGGCAATTCCCTTCGCGATCACAATTAG TGTGGGTTTCTGTGCCGACTTTTACGGTTGCCTGTTCATCGCCTGCTTTCTGCTCGTGCTCACACAGAGCTCCATCTTCAGTCTGCTGGCCATCGCTGTGGACCGCTACATCGCAATCAAGAATCCGCTCAG GTATAACAGTCTGGTAACAGGGCTGAGAGCAAAGTGCATCATTGCACTGTGCTGGACTTTGTCAGCTGTGATCGGCATGACTCCACTGATTGGTTGGAACACAG GCCGGAACGCAACACTTCAcagctcaaaaacaaaaagctgcccAAAAGGTCTGACCCAATGCCTTTTTGAGTCAGTTGTTCCTTTGGACTATATGAcctattttaatttctttggcTTTGTGCTGACCCCTCTGTTGGTCATGCTGGTCATCTACATCAAAATATTTCTGGTGGCAAGGAGGCAGCTCCGTCGAATGAGCATCACGGTTTCACTCTCACCTATCCCCGGACGAAGACCTTCATCCTCAAACTCTTCCCATTCTTTTCTGCAGAAGGACGTGCATGCTGCCAAATCACTGGCAATTATTGTGGGCTTATTTGCTATCTGCTGGCTTCCTGTGCATATCATCAACTGCTTCAACCACCTGTGCAAAGACTGTGAGCGTCCAACAATCTGGGTGATGAACATCGCCATCATCCTCTCCCATGCAAACTCTGTGGTGAATCCCTTTATTTACGCCTACCGCATCAGGGAGTTCAGACAGACTTTTTGGAAGATTTTTTACAAGTACATTCTGAGGCAGGCAACCAGCAACGGGGTTGGGACAATGAATATTGACAGCAGAGATTTCAGCTGCATCAGCATCAGACGGACATCCCAAACGAGTAAAGAGGTTTCGACATGTGACACAATGGTGAATAGCTACATCCTGGATTCTGATACTCATCCATCAAGATACAAGGTTAATCGCAGAACTTCTAGCCATTGGTCTTCGAATCAAGATGTACTGCCAAGCAGCTGCATCCGCAATGGATACAGAGGGCAAAGTGGCACCTTCTCTGGGAAGCAGGAGAACACTAGCACGGCATTTTGTGCAGAATCTGCTTCATGTGACGAGGGAGCGGCAGATGTTTTTGAGCTGAAAGACAGAGGAGGCTGCACTGATTTTGTCAATGTTCAAGCAGTCTCCGTAAAAAAGACTGATGGTTGCAACTCTACAGACATAACAGAGGTGTCATGA
- the snrpd3l gene encoding small nuclear ribonucleoprotein D3 polypeptide, like: protein MSIGVPIKVLHEAEGHIVTCETNTGEVYRGKLIEAEDNMNCQMSNITVTYRDGRVAQLEQVYIRGSKIRFLILPDMLKNAPMLKSMKNKNQGSGAGRGKAAILKAQVAARGRGRGGMGRGNIFQKRR from the exons ATGTCCATTGGCGTGCCGATCAAGGTCCTGCATGAGGCCGAGGGACACATTGTGACCTGTGAGACCAACACAGGAGAGGTGTACAGAGGCAAGCTGATTGAAGCTGAGGACAACATGAACTGTCAG ATGTCCAACATTACCGTGACCTATCGCGATGGTCGGGTCGCGCAGTTGGAACAGGTCTACATCCGAGGAAGCAAGATCCGCTTTCTGATCCTACCTGATATGTTAAAGAATGCTCCCATGCTAAAGAGCATGAAGAACAAGAACCAGGGTTCTGGTGCAGGAAGAGGCAAAGCTGCCATTCTAAAAGCACAAG TGGCTGCAAGAGGGCGAGGTCGTGGTGGAATGGGAAGAGGCAACATCTTCCAAAAGAGGCGATAA